The proteins below come from a single Triticum aestivum cultivar Chinese Spring chromosome 5D, IWGSC CS RefSeq v2.1, whole genome shotgun sequence genomic window:
- the LOC123125692 gene encoding cell number regulator 2-like, with protein sequence MASLNNASWSSGLCGCFDDVGGCCLTFFCPCVVFGRIAEIVDMGATSCCASGTVYAALASVTGMGCLYSCGYRSRLREQYRLKETPCGDCCVHWFCEACALCQEYRELKTRGFDMALGWQANMEKMGKTTAPPTHAGMTR encoded by the exons ATGGCCAGCCTCAACAACGCTTCGTGGTCCAGCGGCCTCTGCGGCTGCTTCGACGACGTCGGCGGCT GCTGCCTGACGTTCTTCTGCCCGTGCGTCGTCTTCGGGAGGATCGCCGAGATCGTCGACATGGGCGCCACAT CTTGCTGTGCGAGCGGGACGGTGTACGCCGCGCTGGCGTCGGTGACGGGGATGGGCTGCCTCTACTCCTGCGGCTACCGCTCCAGGCTGCGTGAGCAGTACCGGCTCAAGGAGACGCCCTGCGGCGACTGCTGCGTCCACTGGTTCTGCGAGGCCTGCGCCCTCTGCCAGGAGTACCGCGAGCTCAAGACCCGCGGCTTCGACATGGCCCTCG GATGGCAGGCCAACATGGAGAAGATGGGGAAGACGACGGCGCCGCCGACGCACGCGGGGATGACTCGCTAG